From Pagrus major chromosome 18, Pma_NU_1.0, a single genomic window includes:
- the LOC141012779 gene encoding pre-mRNA-processing factor 39: protein MAAEGCEEMSGNGELEESSAMEASEAPASPPTEVVKMSEENGSASEVHEAPEAPEPPVGPHPESFSMPPAAEDEEGELPADFERLWKAAHDNPQDFTSWTDLLQYCEQESHVTASRRALEAFLVRYPLCYGYWKKFADLERRAGYNDKAEEVCIQGLQVIPLSVDLWIHYINLLLGTLDMNLPESPVRIRRVFEDAVQAAGLDFHSDRLWDLYIEWEKEQGNMKNATAVLDRVLKVPTQLYNTHYDKFKEHLNSQEPKEILPPEEYEELRASCRQSQKAERAEQAQEEEEERPPGEEEPATPEGTDTEELMQKIREQVLLHRDKVYQDNEGEVRKRWHFEDAIKRPYFHVKPLDRLQLRAWHSYLDWEIAQLSIDSKDSDQDPNQAATEGSEVTAQPQEAPEDAAVARDDHRVRILFERCLIACALYEEFWTRYTQYLELQSVDEARAIYKRACEVHLTYKPNIHMHWATFEERHGDLTEARRVLEALEKTLPGLAVVRLRRAALERRAGQLDQSEALLREAVAESKEKPTLHAFYSIKLARLLLKLGRNPSRARRVLQEALEISPDNDKLHMNLLELEVSGDPWASAEAVQECVTRALAAPLTPDTKILFSQRGLQFAEDYSNSIQSVLSVYDEHQKLLQELGGTKRGAENGDEDPEKLSKSDDGSAVAVSATAPPTMPHVPITTPPPPVMGADVSAQAGYGGYSNWYQQPQYGSYGYQNTWNYNQGYYPPS from the exons ATGGCGGCGGAAGGCTGTGAGGAGATGAGCGGCAACGGGGAGCTCGAAGAGTCTTCAG CTATGGAGGCCTCTGAGGCTCCTGCATCGCCTCCGACTGAGGTGGTGAAGATGTCAGAAGAGAATGGCAGTGCTTCTGAGGTCCATGAGGCCCCTGAAGCCCCTGAACCCCCCGTAGGCCCCCACCCTGAGTCCTTCTCCATGCCCCCGGCTGCAGAAGACGAGGAGGGAGAGCTGCCTGCCGACTTTGAGCGTCTTTGGAAGGCCGCCCACGACAATCCACAAGACTTCACCAGCTGGACTGACCTGCTGCAGTACTGCGAGCaagag aGTCATGTCACAGCATCCCGCAGAGCGCTCGAGGCCTTCCTCGTCCGCTACCCGCTCTGCTACGGCTACTGGAAGAAATTTGCCGATCTGGAGCGCCGCGCCGGGTACAACGACAAAGCAGAGGAG GTGTGCATCCAGGGTCTGCAGGTGATCCCTCTGAGTGTAGATCTGTGGATCCACTACATCAATCTGCTGCTGGGAACACTGGACATGAACCTGCCCGAGTCGCCCGTGCGGATTCGCAG AGTGTTTGAGGATGCGGTTCAGGCAGCAGGTCTGGACTTCCACTCGGACCGGCTTTGGGATCTTTATATCGAGTGGGAGAAAGAGCAGGGGAACATGAAGAACGCAACGGCTGTACTGGACAGAGTCCTCAAAGTCCCCACCCAGCTTTACAACACACACTACGACAA GTTCAAGGAACACCTCAACAGCCAAGAGCCCAAAGAGATTCTCCCCCCGGAGGAGTACGAGGAGCTGAGGGCGTCGTGCCGTCAGAGTCAGAAGGCGGAGCGTGCCGAACAAgcccaggaggaggaggaggagaggccgCCGGGGGAGGAAGAGCCCGCCACACCCGAGGGCACAGACACG GAGGAATTGATGCAGAAGATCAGGGAACAGGTGCTTCTTCACAGGGACAAAGTTTACCAGGACAACGAGGGAGAAGTCCGCAAGAGATGGCACTTTGAAGACGCT ATTAAACGTCCGTACTTCCACGTTAAGCCACTCGACCGTCTCCAGCTGCGGGCCTGGCACTCCTACCTGGATTGGGAGATCGCTCAGCTGAGCATCGACTCCAAAGACTCCGACCAAG ATCCAAACCAGGCAGCCACAGAGGGGTCGGAGGTCACAGCACAGCCTCAAGAAGCACCAGAGGATGCTGCGGTTGCCCGTGACGACCACAGGGTTAGAATCCTCTTCGAGCGCTGCCTGATCGCCTGCGCTCTGTATGAGGAGTTCTGGACCAGG TACACTCAGTACCTGGAGTTGCAGAGTGTGGACGAGGCTCGGGCGATTTACAAACGAGCCTGTGAGGTCCACCTGACGTACAAACCCAACATCCACATGCACTGGGCCACCTTCGAGGAGAGGCACG GTGACCTAACCGAGGCCCGGCGAGTGCTGGAGGCTCTGGAGAAAACCCTACCAGGGTTGGCAGTGGTCCGTCTTCGCAGGGCGGCTTTAGAGAGACGAGCGGGCCAgctggaccaatcagaggccTTGCTGCGGGAGGCGGTGGCCGAATCCAAAGAGAAGCCCACGCTACACGCCTTCTACTCCATCAAGCTGGCTCGTCTGCTGCTGAAACTGGGCAGGAACCCGAGCAGAGCCCGCAGGGTGTTACAGGAGGCGTTGGAGATCAGTCCG GATAACGATAAACTACACATGAACCTGTTGGAGCTGGAGGTGTCGGGGGACCCCTGGGCCTCAGCTGAGGCGGTGCAGGAGTGTGTGACCCGAGCCCTGGCAGCTCCCCTCACCCCAGACACCAAGATCCTCTTCTCACAGAGAGGCCTGCAGTTCGCCGAGGACTACAGCAACTCTAtccagag TGTGCTGTCTGTGTACGACGAGCAccagaagctgctgcaggagctcGGTGGAAcaaagagaggagcagagaacgg GGATGAGGACCCGGAGAAGCTGAGCAAAAGTGACGACGGCTCTGCTGTTGCCGTGTCTGCAACGGCCCCACCTACCATGCCGCACGTCCCCATCACCACACCCCCTCCACCTGTGATGGGCGCAGACGTGAGCGCACAGGCCGGCTACGGAGGATACAGCAACTGGTACCAG CAACCGCAGTACGGCAGCTACGGCTACCAGAACACCTGGAACTACAACCAGGGCTACTATCCTCCCAGCTAA